One genomic window of Brienomyrus brachyistius isolate T26 chromosome 16, BBRACH_0.4, whole genome shotgun sequence includes the following:
- the LOC125709409 gene encoding LOW QUALITY PROTEIN: WD repeat, SAM and U-box domain-containing protein 1-like (The sequence of the model RefSeq protein was modified relative to this genomic sequence to represent the inferred CDS: inserted 2 bases in 1 codon): MVSLLRSIQDHADDANWCGFASAYLATCSVDKSLRIYSSTGRGYGVNWCCFSSCGRYLASCSTDATTVVWSMSSGGKVAVFEQLGXSPGSARLVSGASDGSIALWDLQRRRLRRVTLVMYVTTYGDMQVWDLEANQLHAAKEAHDLGVTRCHFAPQIHSDDHSVRFRLGSCGQDSLLTIWTSQHAADSSQELPETAVQVCFVFSCSTFPVYMPLGVSRPTCSMSELVKLNVSRPIKVLAGTVEFQDLGRGRCAVGRSSLPASSWSEEDVLAWLCEEGLAAQESSFRANDIDGAELLCPNKETLTSDFRIESAGLRNKVLWKIEEMKTTSDDSHVPAECLCPVTREVLSDPVIAVGRCEFGPRPLSRYGYSYEREAIESWILNHNRSSPMRTPPLLTMALTLNHTLKMAVSRWKAAQ; encoded by the exons ATGGTGTCCCTTCTGCGCTCCATCCAGGACCACGCGGATGATGCGAACTGGTGCGGCTTCGCCTCCGCCTACCTGGCGACGTGCTCCGTGGATAAAAGCCTCCGCATCTATTCCTCCACCGGCCGGGGGTACGGGGTGAACTGGTGCTGCTTCTCCTCCTGCGGCCGGTACCTGGCCTCCTGTTCCACCGACGCCACCACGGTGGTCTGGAGCATGAGCAGCGGCGGGAAAGTGGCCGTCTTTGAGCAGCTGGG CTCGCCTGGATCCGCCCGCCTTGTCTCCGGGGCGTCTGACGGAAGCATCGCTTTGTGGGACCTCCAGAGGAGAAGGCTGCGCAG GGTGACTCTTGTCATGTATG TCACCACCTATGGGGACATGCAAGTGTGGGACCTGGAAGCCAACCAGCTCCATGCTGCCAAGGAAGCCCATGACCTAGGAGTGACTCGCTGCCATTTCGCACCCCAGATCCACAGCG ATGACCATTCTGTGCGGTTTCGATTGGGCTCCTGCGGGCAGGACAGCCTGCTGACGATATGGACCTCCCAGCATGCCGCAG ATTCATCTCAGGAGTTGCCAGAGACTGCTGTG CAGGTCTGCTTTGTTTTTTCATGTTCCACGTTTCCGGTCTACATGCCGCTAGGTGTTTCTCGACCAACCTGTTCGATGTCTGAATTGGTGAAGTTGAATGTGTCTCGACCCATAAAAGTTTTAGCCGGAACAGTGGAGTTCCAGGATTTAGGTCGAG GAAGGTGTGCAGTGGGTCGCTCCAGCCTGCCGGCGAGTAGCTGGTCTGAGGAAGACGTGCTGGCTTGGCTGTGTGAGGAAGGCCTGGCAGCACAGGAGAGCTCCTTCAGAGCCAACGACATTGACGGAGCCGAGCTACTCTGCCCGAACAAGGAGACGCTGACCTCTGACTTCCGCATCG AGTCCGCTGGCCTGCGCAATAAAGTCCTTTGGAAGATTGAGGAGATGAAAACTACCTCTGATGACTCCCACGTCCCTGCCGAATGTCTGTGCCCCGTCACTAGGGAGGTGCTGAGCGACCCTGTCATTGCGGTTGGTCGGTGTGAATTCGGCCCCCGGCCACTCTCCCGCT ACGGCTATTCGTACGAGAGGGAAGCCATCGAAAGCTGGATTCTAAACCACAATCGCTCAAGCCCCATGAGGACCCCACCGCTGCTGACGATGGCCCTGACTCTCAACCACACCTTGAAGATGGCCGTCAGCCGCTGGAAAGCTGCCCAATGA